The sequence GCACGAAACCATAACCAGGGGCGACTACCGGCCCGCCGCCTTCCAGGGATTTACCATCCCGAAGAAATCGGGCGGCGCCCGATTAATCGCCGTGGCCGACCCCCGGGACCACCTGGTCCAGAAGATGCTTCATACTCTGCTTACCCCTGTTTTCGACCGCATGTTCGAGGAATGCTCCATCGGTTTCCGCCGAGGCCGCTCCCGGCAGCAGGCCAGACGCGTAGTCACGGCCGCGGTTCGGCAGGGATTTACCCATGTACTCGAATCCGATGTCGAGTCCTTTTTCGACTCGGTTGACTGGCAGCTTATGCTGGAACGGCTGGCCAACCTGCTGCCCCGGGCGGACCACCTTACCTATTCCCTGCTTGAGCGATTCATCAAGGCCGACCTGACCGTGAACAACCGGCCCTGCCCCAGGGACCGGGGCCTTATCCAGGGCATGGTCCTTGCCCCGCTGCTGGCCAATCTCTTTCTTGACACCTTTGACGAGAAAATGAATGCGCTCGGCTACCGGATGGTGAGGTACGGTGATGATTTCCTGGTTTTGACCAGGTCCCTGGAAGAAGGGAAAAAGGCCCGGGAGGATGCCGCGAATATTTTGAAACGCCTGGGTCTGGAACTCAAGGACGAGAAGACGGCTGTTACCGCGTTGGACGCAGGGTTTTCTTTTCTGGGCTTTGACTTCGGCCCGGAACTTGACGAGGAGTTCATCGACCGGACCGCCCTGCGCAAGACCGTGTTTATCCGCAGCATGTATGCCTTTGCCGGCATTGATTCCGGCTCCCTGATTATCAGGAAAGGCGGCCGGCTCATTACCCGGCTGCCCATGAGTCGAATCGGAGAAATCGTGATTTTCGGCAACAACACGGTCTCGGCCCGGCTTCTGCACCAGTGCAGCCGGGAAAATATTCCTGTTTCTTTCTGCCGGGCCGCGGGCCGGTATGTAAACACCCTGCGGCCAGACTCCAGGGCCTATTTCGTGATTGCGGCCCGCCACGCCCGGCGCTTCGAAACGACCCCGGCGGAACAGAGACGCGCTATCGCCGGGCGGATAGCAGCAGCCAAGCTGGCCGGCTATTCATCCTGGTTCGCCGGCCGTTACGGTTCCAGGACAAAAAGGGTATGCGCGCTGCTCCAGACCCGGATCAACTCGATTATGGAGGCAAAGACGGTGGAGACCGTTCGCGGTCTGGAAGGCGAGGCCACCGGCCGGATCTATGAGTTTCTGCGGCCCTTGTTCGTGGATACGGCCTTCCGGAGCGCCAGGCGGCTGCCCCGGGCCAAGTGCGATCCCTGGAACGTGTTGACCGATTTCACCTCTTTTCTCTTTTTCTCCAAACTGAACGTCCTTCTGCGCAGCCAGGGACTCAACCCCTATCTCGGTTTTCTCCATAGCCACAAAGACAACTACGAGTCCCTGGTCTGCGATCTGCAGGAACCATTCCGCGCCAGAATGGACCGTTTTGTGCTGAAGACCGTCAACCGCCGGGTCGTCCGGTCCGAGCATTTTGAGTTCTCCAGCCAGTACAAAACCTTTCACATGAAGTCGGAAGGGATCGGCCCGTTCCTGGAGGCCTTTGAACGGGAGATGAACGTGCGGCTTGCCGGTGATGGGGGGACCCTGAAACAACTTCTGGTCGCCCAGGTCCAGGTACTGCGCAGATGGGTGGACGGGAAGGGCAAACTCTTCTTTTACCAGCCACGATAATTGTCGACAGTGTCGCAGTGTAGACCGACACAACTGCTCCTTATGTCCAGAGGACGGAGGACGGAAGACGG is a genomic window of Desulfobacterales bacterium containing:
- the cas1 gene encoding CRISPR-associated endonuclease Cas1; protein product: HETITRGDYRPAAFQGFTIPKKSGGARLIAVADPRDHLVQKMLHTLLTPVFDRMFEECSIGFRRGRSRQQARRVVTAAVRQGFTHVLESDVESFFDSVDWQLMLERLANLLPRADHLTYSLLERFIKADLTVNNRPCPRDRGLIQGMVLAPLLANLFLDTFDEKMNALGYRMVRYGDDFLVLTRSLEEGKKAREDAANILKRLGLELKDEKTAVTALDAGFSFLGFDFGPELDEEFIDRTALRKTVFIRSMYAFAGIDSGSLIIRKGGRLITRLPMSRIGEIVIFGNNTVSARLLHQCSRENIPVSFCRAAGRYVNTLRPDSRAYFVIAARHARRFETTPAEQRRAIAGRIAAAKLAGYSSWFAGRYGSRTKRVCALLQTRINSIMEAKTVETVRGLEGEATGRIYEFLRPLFVDTAFRSARRLPRAKCDPWNVLTDFTSFLFFSKLNVLLRSQGLNPYLGFLHSHKDNYESLVCDLQEPFRARMDRFVLKTVNRRVVRSEHFEFSSQYKTFHMKSEGIGPFLEAFEREMNVRLAGDGGTLKQLLVAQVQVLRRWVDGKGKLFFYQPR